The following proteins are encoded in a genomic region of Clostridium kluyveri:
- a CDS encoding PocR ligand-binding domain-containing protein translates to MIRILNGGELDLSVLEIKDVLDIDMLQKFQDNFAESMNIASVTVDRNGNPVTRPSSYTSLCQYTHSTKIGDDRCAKSHKRGGEEATRTKKPYIYKCHAGLIDFAAPITIEGESIGTILGGQILYEKPEESEFRKIAREIGFNENRYVEALAQIKIIEEKNVKAAAELLYVVANYLSKIGYEQIKHNSQSKDKITSIAEVLNSSFRQISATMEELAVSSVDVTNNQHVLAQNINNINEISEGINNILNSIKNIADKTKMLGLNAAIEAARAGESGKGFGVVANEIRTLSESSKETTQKIVSLTDRIQSAVAKALNESESTLKTTESQSSSIEEVTGNVEELSGLVEELNNIISV, encoded by the coding sequence GTGATTAGAATATTAAATGGTGGAGAACTTGATCTAAGTGTACTTGAGATTAAGGATGTATTGGATATTGACATGTTACAAAAGTTTCAGGATAATTTTGCGGAAAGTATGAATATAGCCAGTGTAACTGTAGATAGAAATGGCAATCCTGTAACAAGACCAAGTTCCTATACAAGCCTTTGTCAGTATACCCATTCAACCAAAATAGGGGATGACAGATGTGCAAAATCCCATAAAAGGGGTGGAGAAGAAGCCACAAGAACAAAGAAACCATACATATATAAATGTCATGCAGGGTTAATAGATTTTGCAGCACCTATCACTATAGAAGGAGAATCCATAGGCACAATTTTAGGAGGACAAATACTATATGAAAAACCCGAAGAATCAGAATTCAGGAAAATTGCAAGAGAAATAGGATTTAATGAGAACAGATATGTGGAGGCTTTAGCTCAAATTAAAATTATAGAAGAGAAAAATGTAAAGGCTGCAGCAGAGCTTCTTTATGTTGTGGCAAACTATCTGTCGAAAATTGGATATGAGCAGATTAAACATAATTCACAATCCAAGGATAAGATTACTTCAATTGCAGAAGTACTGAATAGCAGCTTTAGACAGATATCCGCTACCATGGAGGAGCTTGCAGTGTCTTCCGTTGATGTAACAAATAACCAGCATGTACTTGCCCAGAACATAAATAATATAAATGAGATCTCTGAAGGTATAAATAACATATTGAATTCCATAAAAAACATAGCGGATAAAACCAAGATGCTTGGTTTAAATGCAGCTATAGAAGCTGCCAGGGCGGGAGAATCAGGAAAGGGATTTGGGGTAGTGGCAAATGAAATAAGAACATTATCTGAAAGCTCCAAAGAAACAACACAAAAGATTGTATCCCTTACAGACAGGATACAATCAGCTGTTGCCAAAGCTCTCAATGAATCAGAATCTACCCTTAAAACTACAGAAAGTCAATCCTCTTCAATAGAGGAAGTTACAGGTAATGTAGAAGAGCTTTCAGGGCTGGTTGAGGAGCTGAACAATATTATAAGCGTATAA
- a CDS encoding Rpn family recombination-promoting nuclease/putative transposase, producing MKEFKEDRKGVLDVRIRTKLGKQIDVEIQILPTDYMPERTIFYWSKMYTSQIKPGDTYDKLKKCVTINIVDFKCIPLKKLYSSYHLTQDETGYRLTDIFEVHFLEIPKLFDEDIERDENDPIVQWMEFLDAKSKGVMEMLAEKNKDIKKAYALLQIISKDEKARMLYEARQAEISDQLTRIKSAEEKGATRKALRVAEKMLRRGDSIEDIVDMTELPKEKVLELKNKYQN from the coding sequence ATAAAGGAATTCAAAGAAGATAGAAAAGGAGTCTTAGATGTAAGGATAAGAACTAAATTAGGAAAGCAAATAGATGTTGAAATACAAATACTACCAACAGATTACATGCCAGAACGTACCATATTCTACTGGAGCAAAATGTATACAAGTCAAATAAAGCCAGGAGATACCTACGATAAGCTAAAAAAATGTGTAACTATAAACATAGTGGACTTCAAATGTATACCATTAAAAAAGCTCTATTCCAGCTATCATCTAACTCAAGATGAAACAGGATATAGGCTGACAGATATATTTGAAGTGCACTTTTTAGAAATACCAAAGCTATTTGACGAAGATATTGAGAGAGATGAAAATGACCCAATAGTTCAATGGATGGAATTCTTAGATGCAAAATCGAAGGGAGTGATGGAGATGTTAGCAGAGAAGAATAAGGATATAAAGAAAGCTTATGCTTTATTACAAATAATCAGTAAAGACGAAAAAGCTAGAATGTTGTATGAAGCTAGGCAGGCAGAAATCAGCGACCAATTGACTAGAATAAAGTCAGCAGAGGAAAAAGGAGCAACTAGAAAAGCATTGAGAGTAGCAGAAAAAATGCTAAGACGAGGAGATAGTATAGAAGATATAGTTGACATGACTGAACTACCAAAAGAAAAGGTACTAGAACTAAAAAATAAATATCAAAACTAA
- a CDS encoding DUF4351 domain-containing protein, translating to MQSSLYRKPYEKDIQQGRKEEKVETVLKFLTKRFGILPDEIRGKIEKLDMINLDIILDKVLEYKDLDDLKKFLH from the coding sequence ATGCAATCATCACTATATAGAAAGCCTTATGAGAAAGATATACAACAGGGCCGTAAAGAAGAAAAAGTAGAAACAGTATTAAAGTTTTTAACAAAGCGTTTTGGAATCTTACCTGACGAGATTAGAGGAAAAATCGAAAAATTAGATATGATAAATTTAGATATAATTTTGGATAAAGTGCTGGAGTATAAAGATTTAGATGATTTAAAGAAATTTTTGCACTAA
- a CDS encoding IS256 family transposase — protein sequence MNILEVPDIDLKKELKKCNSMEDLVGKNGLMQRLFGGIIQQFLEAEMEEHLGREKYARLSDEDKDYRNGYSSKNIRTSFGPVKVDVPRDRKSEFEPKIVKKYETVCNELDKKVIGLYARGMSVDDIKSEIDELYGVDISPAMISKITDKVMDTALAWQNRALDPMYPIVYMDALYFKVRDEHRIVNKAAYVCMALDVKGHKDILGIWVGEQEGAKYWLSVCNDLKNRGVKDILIACMDGLKGLPDAIKVVFPEINIQNCIIHQIRNSIKYIPSKNVKTFMKDLKEVYKAVNETMASKSLQSLNDKWGDKYPIVVQSWQNNWENLSTYFDFPQDIRKIIYTTNALEGFNRQLRKFTKIRTVFPTDDSLLKALYLATEQIMLKWTAPSPNWANTLAQLTIMFKDRIEPYI from the coding sequence ATGAATATACTAGAAGTACCAGACATTGATTTAAAAAAGGAATTAAAGAAGTGTAATAGTATGGAAGATTTAGTAGGGAAAAATGGACTTATGCAAAGGCTATTTGGAGGTATAATACAGCAGTTTTTAGAAGCAGAAATGGAAGAACATCTTGGAAGAGAAAAATATGCAAGGCTCTCTGATGAGGATAAAGACTATAGAAATGGATACAGTTCTAAAAACATTAGAACCAGTTTTGGCCCGGTTAAAGTAGACGTACCAAGGGATAGAAAGTCTGAGTTCGAACCTAAGATAGTCAAGAAATATGAAACTGTCTGTAATGAACTTGATAAGAAAGTTATAGGTTTATATGCACGTGGTATGTCTGTAGATGATATAAAATCAGAGATAGATGAACTTTACGGGGTAGATATATCCCCTGCAATGATATCCAAAATTACAGATAAGGTCATGGATACAGCTCTAGCATGGCAAAATAGAGCCCTTGATCCAATGTATCCTATAGTATATATGGATGCTCTATATTTTAAAGTCAGAGATGAACATAGAATTGTAAATAAGGCTGCCTATGTCTGCATGGCACTTGATGTAAAAGGCCATAAAGACATTTTGGGAATATGGGTTGGCGAACAAGAAGGAGCAAAATACTGGTTATCTGTATGCAATGATCTTAAAAACAGGGGTGTTAAAGATATTTTAATAGCCTGTATGGACGGTCTTAAAGGACTTCCAGATGCAATTAAAGTAGTTTTTCCTGAAATTAACATACAAAATTGTATAATACACCAGATAAGGAATTCTATAAAATATATACCATCAAAGAATGTTAAGACTTTTATGAAGGATTTAAAAGAAGTATATAAGGCAGTTAATGAAACAATGGCAAGTAAGTCATTACAATCACTGAATGATAAATGGGGAGATAAGTATCCTATAGTTGTACAGTCGTGGCAAAATAACTGGGAAAATCTATCTACATATTTTGATTTTCCTCAAGATATAAGAAAAATAATATATACAACTAACGCCCTGGAAGGTTTCAACAGGCAGCTTAGGAAATTCACTAAGATAAGGACTGTATTTCCTACAGACGATTCCCTTCTAAAAGCCCTATACCTGGCAACCGAGCAGATAATGCTGAAATGGACGGCACCTTCTCCAAACTGGGCAAATACGCTGGCCCAATTAACCATAATGTTTAAAGATAGAATAGAGCCATATATATAA
- a CDS encoding ATP-binding protein, with translation MKRIPYGISNFEVLREKDYLYVDKTYYIELLDIYAPYQFFIRPRRFGKSLFISMLENYYDINKKDKFEKLFGDLYIGKNPTEERNSFLVWKISFAGVDTGRGEEELRKSFNEKIILSVEKFMNHYSNLLKDKVISKEIKSAEIAVQYISLLASKIDKSVLLLIDEYDNFANELITGGKQSTYNSILHGEGFVKVFYKAVKDATMDNFNRIFMTGVSPIMLDDLTSGFNITRNYTLDEKLNAMLGFTRKELLWIMDEVNIKDAELRKKICEDMIIYYDGYKFNKRSHTVFNPDMSMYFLDNYLAYNEYPEEMIDNNVKTDYGKVNQLARNFNDREALEEIMSLGETSTILVDRFNIHTMYSVKENFKSLLFYLGMLTIKEAGPLGTVLKVPNYVIKTIYWEQHFQKINEDYNIEIQKIRIAVNEMRMYGNIEPLIELLKDILEYFSNRDLIQMDEKNVKMMFLTLLGVDGTYFIKSEDENNKGYVDLMLKRKIQFKDITKFQWIMELKYVKESDRDTLDKVKEQGLKQLQLYGESKMVQEELEKEELKKILIIVVGKKDIYTVNLI, from the coding sequence ATGAAGAGAATACCTTATGGCATTTCTAACTTTGAGGTTTTAAGAGAAAAAGACTATCTTTATGTGGATAAAACGTATTATATAGAGCTTTTAGATATATATGCACCGTACCAATTTTTTATAAGACCCAGAAGGTTTGGTAAAAGTTTGTTTATATCCATGCTGGAGAATTATTATGATATAAACAAAAAGGATAAATTTGAAAAGTTATTTGGTGATTTATATATAGGTAAAAATCCTACAGAAGAGAGAAACAGTTTTCTTGTCTGGAAAATCAGCTTTGCTGGTGTAGATACAGGTCGGGGAGAAGAGGAATTAAGAAAAAGCTTTAATGAGAAGATCATTTTATCTGTAGAAAAATTTATGAATCATTATTCAAATTTATTAAAAGATAAAGTTATTTCTAAAGAAATAAAAAGTGCGGAAATAGCAGTACAATATATATCACTTTTAGCTAGTAAAATAGATAAAAGTGTGCTTCTCTTAATAGATGAATATGATAACTTTGCAAATGAACTAATAACTGGAGGAAAACAAAGTACTTATAACAGCATACTTCATGGCGAAGGCTTTGTAAAAGTTTTTTATAAAGCTGTAAAAGATGCTACTATGGATAATTTTAACAGAATATTTATGACTGGAGTAAGTCCTATAATGTTAGATGATTTGACTAGTGGCTTTAATATAACAAGAAACTACACTTTAGATGAAAAACTGAATGCTATGCTTGGGTTTACAAGAAAAGAACTATTGTGGATTATGGATGAAGTTAATATAAAAGATGCGGAACTTAGAAAAAAAATCTGTGAGGATATGATTATCTATTACGATGGGTATAAATTCAATAAAAGAAGCCATACTGTTTTTAATCCGGATATGTCAATGTATTTTTTAGATAATTATCTGGCATATAATGAATATCCAGAGGAAATGATAGACAATAATGTAAAGACAGATTACGGTAAAGTCAATCAACTGGCACGTAATTTTAATGACAGAGAAGCTTTAGAAGAAATAATGTCCCTAGGTGAAACATCTACAATTCTTGTAGACAGATTTAATATTCATACTATGTATAGTGTGAAAGAGAATTTTAAGTCACTGCTTTTTTATCTTGGAATGCTTACTATAAAAGAAGCAGGACCTCTTGGAACTGTGCTAAAGGTACCTAATTACGTTATAAAAACTATTTATTGGGAGCAGCATTTTCAAAAAATCAATGAAGATTATAATATTGAAATTCAAAAGATTAGAATTGCGGTAAATGAAATGCGAATGTACGGCAATATAGAGCCTTTAATAGAGCTTTTAAAAGATATATTAGAATATTTTTCCAACAGGGATCTTATACAGATGGACGAGAAAAATGTAAAGATGATGTTTCTTACCCTATTAGGTGTGGATGGAACCTATTTTATAAAAAGTGAAGATGAAAACAATAAAGGTTATGTAGATTTAATGCTTAAAAGAAAAATCCAGTTTAAAGACATAACTAAATTTCAATGGATTATGGAATTGAAGTATGTAAAAGAAAGTGACAGGGATACATTAGATAAAGTAAAAGAGCAGGGATTAAAACAACTTCAATTATATGGAGAAAGTAAAATGGTGCAGGAAGAGCTGGAAAAAGAGGAATTAAAGAAAATATTAATTATAGTTGTAGGAAAAAAGGACATTTATACTGTAAATTTAATCTAA
- a CDS encoding Ig-like domain-containing protein → MNCKYIKNILGIFILFFVLAFPVQVQAVKGENLINESYETVNRELPKGARVSYDGTAVEPSYGASASSSTDNISDLKDIIESKMYNRTTQFSVYYDGDTSDLGSEIISAISDILNGDDYLYYSYTGYKISISGYENDVTIDFRFGYLTTKSQENFVDSKVTSILGEIIDSSMNSHKKEKAIHDYIVKNVEYDTSLERYSAYNALSEGKTVCQGYALLAYKMLTEAGVESKIIAGSAGSGSDSEGHAWNFVKLDGKWYHLDCTWDDPIPDVKGRVLYDYYNLTDSQISQDHNWDTSAYPAAVTVYKYPSEGVTIDFSKYKKWGNQSNISKNKMWSIKFTKPFDASTVNSNNVLVYEEYDDLLYPVEDIEVTYNNDKDTVYVKPSGEYDGGKTYYLVITQNVLSEDGKAIPKPIVLIFKIQG, encoded by the coding sequence TTGAATTGTAAATACATAAAAAATATACTTGGGATTTTTATATTGTTTTTTGTTTTGGCATTTCCTGTACAGGTACAAGCTGTAAAGGGAGAAAATCTTATTAATGAGAGTTATGAAACTGTTAACAGGGAGCTTCCTAAAGGTGCCAGAGTAAGCTATGATGGAACTGCGGTTGAACCTTCCTATGGAGCTTCAGCCAGTAGCTCTACAGATAATATTTCTGATTTGAAGGATATAATAGAAAGTAAAATGTATAATAGAACTACACAATTTTCTGTTTACTATGATGGAGATACTTCGGACTTAGGGTCGGAAATAATATCTGCAATTTCTGATATCTTAAATGGAGATGATTATTTATATTATTCCTATACAGGATATAAAATTAGCATCAGTGGATATGAAAATGATGTTACTATAGATTTTAGATTTGGCTACCTTACCACAAAATCGCAGGAAAATTTTGTGGATTCAAAAGTTACCAGTATACTTGGAGAAATAATTGATTCCAGTATGAACAGCCATAAAAAGGAAAAAGCCATTCATGATTATATTGTTAAGAATGTGGAATATGATACATCCCTTGAAAGATATAGTGCCTACAATGCATTAAGTGAAGGTAAAACCGTGTGTCAGGGATATGCGCTCCTGGCCTATAAAATGTTAACCGAGGCAGGGGTGGAAAGTAAAATTATTGCAGGAAGTGCAGGCAGCGGTTCTGACTCAGAGGGACATGCCTGGAATTTTGTTAAGTTGGATGGAAAGTGGTACCATCTGGACTGTACCTGGGATGATCCTATACCTGATGTTAAAGGCAGGGTCTTATATGACTATTACAACTTGACAGACAGTCAGATATCACAGGATCATAACTGGGATACTTCTGCTTATCCCGCTGCTGTCACAGTTTACAAGTATCCTTCAGAGGGTGTCACTATTGACTTTTCAAAGTATAAAAAATGGGGTAATCAATCCAATATATCAAAGAATAAAATGTGGAGTATAAAATTTACCAAACCTTTTGATGCATCTACGGTAAACAGCAATAATGTATTAGTGTATGAGGAGTACGATGATCTTTTGTACCCTGTAGAAGATATAGAAGTCACCTATAATAATGACAAGGATACAGTGTATGTCAAGCCATCAGGAGAATATGATGGGGGAAAAACTTATTATTTGGTTATAACACAAAATGTTTTATCTGAAGATGGAAAAGCCATTCCAAAACCTATTGTACTTATTTTTAAAATACAGGGGTAA
- a CDS encoding Ig-like domain-containing protein, giving the protein MKLKHIFLVSIICILVYGIPVKAFDYDIKYMDTKSNIAQNKSWTIKFNKELNVSTVTEQNIQVLDSEEQMVPITLSLSSDNLSITLLPDSNYEKGKTYTLCIKKSVTSKDGCQLPKEVRMEFTITNPDLVETVNKMDNIEAAVKTQPEKNLVADVKSVLIKKMNDPSKDIDTSSLKSQYDNLSETEKLDLQMVFLSNFSLDTLSEIMALFE; this is encoded by the coding sequence GTGAAACTAAAACATATTTTTCTAGTATCTATAATTTGTATTTTAGTATATGGTATTCCCGTTAAGGCCTTTGACTATGACATAAAATATATGGATACTAAATCCAACATAGCGCAGAATAAAAGCTGGACAATAAAATTTAATAAGGAATTGAATGTAAGTACTGTTACAGAACAAAATATACAGGTGCTGGACAGTGAAGAGCAGATGGTTCCAATTACATTGTCCTTGAGCAGTGATAACCTGTCTATAACTCTATTACCTGATTCAAATTATGAAAAGGGGAAAACCTATACCCTGTGTATAAAAAAATCAGTGACAAGTAAAGATGGCTGCCAGCTTCCAAAAGAAGTTAGAATGGAATTTACCATTACAAACCCGGATCTTGTGGAAACAGTGAACAAAATGGATAATATTGAAGCTGCAGTTAAAACTCAGCCAGAAAAAAATCTGGTGGCGGATGTAAAGTCCGTACTTATAAAAAAGATGAATGACCCTTCTAAAGATATAGATACTTCATCTCTTAAATCTCAGTACGATAATCTTTCAGAAACAGAAAAGTTGGATCTTCAAATGGTTTTCTTAAGTAATTTTTCCTTAGATACATTATCAGAAATAATGGCTTTGTTTGAATGA
- a CDS encoding SLAP domain-containing protein, with protein sequence MSNISKKINTKLSLDKKDESIISDTQKEILQEEIEELLPIEKDDVNISTIYVFEQSEELEAKVYFRNGLSQNINFEYVPLILLNSEDEEIGRNVFDLREMGDLPSCTARPWKIYFKKSEIHMDKFTPNKCRVIFDRALKAVNYANIEYEKILEELIKFKPRFESFLQELPKIEKGQLAISTFNISLNVNSNIYVTLVIRNSSDKSIKVEQIPVTLKDEDDNIIVSGKFNLKEFIIKPIKARICNLSFEVDLTPEKTENFSNKWKVIFE encoded by the coding sequence ATGAGTAATATATCTAAAAAAATAAATACTAAGTTATCATTAGATAAAAAAGATGAATCTATAATATCAGATACTCAAAAAGAGATACTTCAGGAGGAAATTGAAGAATTATTGCCTATAGAAAAAGATGATGTAAATATATCCACAATTTATGTATTTGAACAGTCAGAAGAACTGGAAGCTAAAGTATATTTTAGAAATGGATTATCACAAAACATAAATTTTGAATATGTCCCCTTGATCTTATTAAATTCTGAGGATGAGGAAATTGGAAGGAATGTCTTTGATTTAAGAGAAATGGGAGACTTGCCTTCTTGTACTGCTAGACCCTGGAAGATTTATTTCAAGAAATCGGAAATCCACATGGATAAATTTACACCAAATAAATGCAGGGTAATTTTTGATAGAGCATTAAAGGCCGTAAATTATGCAAATATAGAATATGAAAAAATTCTAGAGGAACTTATAAAATTCAAACCTCGCTTTGAAAGCTTTTTACAGGAGCTGCCTAAAATTGAAAAAGGACAATTGGCTATTTCAACTTTTAATATATCGCTTAATGTTAATAGTAATATATATGTAACTTTAGTTATAAGGAATTCTTCAGATAAGAGTATAAAAGTAGAGCAGATTCCTGTGACTTTGAAAGATGAGGATGACAATATTATAGTCAGTGGAAAGTTTAATTTGAAGGAATTTATTATAAAACCTATAAAAGCAAGAATTTGCAATCTGAGTTTTGAAGTAGATTTAACACCAGAAAAAACGGAGAATTTTTCAAACAAATGGAAAGTAATATTTGAGTAA